The sequence below is a genomic window from Nitrospirota bacterium.
AGATCGTGGAAGCAGTGAAGCGTGTCGTAGCCACGGATAAACACGGTTAAAGCCATAACAAAACCAAAAATTCCGAATGGGACGCAGATAACATCTGGAACGACGGATACGGCAAAGGCGAACAGGGATCAACACACAGGACTTTAAGGTTTTTATCTTTATCCGCTCCTTCTGCGTCATCTGCGTCCAATATCTCGCATCCGGTTCTGCGGTTCTTCATTCCGCATTCTGGACTCCCCATTCCGCACTGATCCTATGAAATACATCATTCTCGGCACTGCCGGACATATCGACCACGGGAAATCGAGCCTCGTGAAGGCCCTGACCGGCACGGACCCTGACCGGCTCAAGGAAGAGAAAGAACGCGGCATCACGCTCGACCTCGGGTTCGCGTCGCTCGACATCCCCGGCGGTCATCGCATGGGCATCGTGGACGTGCCCGGCCACGAGGGCCTGATCAAAAACATGCTGGCGGGCGTGGGCGGCATGGACATCGTGATGCTCGTGATCGCGGCGGACGAGGGCATCATGCCCCAGACGCGCGAACACCTCGCCATCTGCGACCTGCTGCATGTGAAGAAGGGGCTCATCGTCCTCACCAAGATGGACATGGTGGACAAGGACTGGCTCGCCCTTGTCCAGGACGAAGTGCGCGATTTCGTCAAGGGAACCTTCCTCGAAAAGTCTCCTATCCTCGCGGTCTCTTCAAAGACCGGCGAGAACCTTCCCGGGCTCATCCAGGCCCTGGCCAAGCTCGCCAACGAAGTCGCTCCCAAATCGTCGAACGGCATCCTCCGGCTTCCCATCGACCGGGTCTTCACCATGAAGGGTTTCGGCACGGTGATCACGGGTACGCTCCTGTCGGGCGTGATCAGCACGGAGCAGGAGGTCGAGGTCCTGCCGCGCTCGATCAGGACCAGGGTCCGCGGCATCCAGTCCCACAACCAGGCGGTGCAGCGCGCCGTGGCCGGCCAGCGCACGGCCGTGAACCTGCAGGGCGTCGAGAAGGACCAGCTCTCGCGCGGGGACACCATCGTGAGCGCCGGTTTCTTCCAAGCGACGAGGACGCTCGACGCAAAGCTCGAGCTCCTGCAGCAGGCCCCCCGCGGACTCAAGACCGGATCGCGCATCCGCTTCTACAACACGACGCAGGAAGCGCTCGGCAGGCTGACCGTGCTCGGGTCGAGCGAGCTTGCGCCCGGGCAGGAGGGCTTCGT
It includes:
- the selB gene encoding selenocysteine-specific translation elongation factor, coding for MKYIILGTAGHIDHGKSSLVKALTGTDPDRLKEEKERGITLDLGFASLDIPGGHRMGIVDVPGHEGLIKNMLAGVGGMDIVMLVIAADEGIMPQTREHLAICDLLHVKKGLIVLTKMDMVDKDWLALVQDEVRDFVKGTFLEKSPILAVSSKTGENLPGLIQALAKLANEVAPKSSNGILRLPIDRVFTMKGFGTVITGTLLSGVISTEQEVEVLPRSIRTRVRGIQSHNQAVQRAVAGQRTAVNLQGVEKDQLSRGDTIVSAGFFQATRTLDAKLELLQQAPRGLKTGSRIRFYNTTQEALGRLTVLGSSELAPGQEGFVQIRLEQPVIIQHGDRFILRFYSPMETLGGGMVLNPHPRRHKQAAMQESLKNLGTLEKGTREEALALFIAGRGLAGMEENELIGVTAADKQEITQALASLVQKKAVLRVDNLYVHASHPAALEKTCVDLVKQ